Within the Glycine max cultivar Williams 82 chromosome 12, Glycine_max_v4.0, whole genome shotgun sequence genome, the region ACTTTGTTTGGAGTATAAGACCTATTAGAGAAAGTTCCTTCTCTTGAATCAAATGCCTAATGCACAAAACTGTAGCTttaaccgttgatggaagtttaaGAGCTAAACCTGTTCTGCTAAGTAAGGTCGTTGGGAAAATTCATATGAGGAAGCCCACTTGTTAAATTTATTGGTTTAAGCGCAAATTGGACATTTTGAAAGCTTATTACTTACTCCAACTGGAAAagtaaacttcttttttttttcttttgcaaatcCCTAACGTGCAATTATGTTGGTTGAGGTCCATATtcttcaaacaaaataaaaaaaattgaagatcaATTATATTGAGGCGTGAAAGGTGCAGTTTCTTTTGGGAAAAAGGGGAAAGCAAAATAACCAAAACGTTCTAAAAGCTTGACACTTCACAGACATTGAATCATAAATTTGAGACAGAGTGTCACAGTGGGGATCAAGTGATCAAGTGGGCATTgggaaacattttttaaatgacaAAAAAGCCCGTCTCATGCCATATATGAATATTAGTCCCCAAAGGGTATTTTTGAAAACGGGgaatctttatttattattcagtcTAGTATCCTTTACATAAGTGCAACTATAATTTCATATAGGACAGTGGAATCTTTGGGGGATATTGACCCTAATATTATATGGTTtgaaaagataataattaaatatagtatGTAAACATAGTTAATTATGCTGTGTTTatcgtttttatttttagttttacttttggtatcgtcaatttttatattgatgCAAGTTACAACAGTTCAGGGGTTGCTTCAAGAGTAAATTAAGTGTCCGTGGTAACAGGACAATGCACTTATAACTTTATAAGTGCATCAACTAAATGAAGGTGGATAACCAATTTCATGAAATAAGATCTAATTTATGTCAGGTTATTATTAAGTTCAGAACCtacgaattttttttataaggagtTCAGTCTTATTCATGTATAAGTCACAATTTTGTGGAAAGGACTCACCTACAAAATTTAGTAAGATTAGTTAGAGCACCACATGAAAAAATGTCTCTTCTCATTTAACTGATTGCGTTGGCACACGATGCCTgaattaaattatgatattatcATCTATATTGGGAGCATAAATTTAAGCTCAAGCATGTCAAAAGAATATAACTAAATCATATTAGGTAGTTTAGCCAACTCATTATGACATGTGATTGGTTTTGACAACAGaagaaaatttaataagatgaaaagagaaaagaggatAAGAAAGAATCGTCttaaacaaaagaataaaacagaaaatagccaaaaaaaaagagagaaagaaatttaattaaacaattgaACAAAGCTATGTAATCCTTTAACATATAGTGCCTTACACTATCTAGAGGCCAAATGCTTATTCTTTCAATATCAttaccttttctttcttttagtaCTCAAAGTGCTCATTTCATTATTTGTCTAGTTATATCTGTGAACCATTCGTTAAATGCTTTTTAGTCACTACTTAGTACTTACACAGGTTAGAAGTCTCCCTCATACTCAGTGCTCATTTCATTAAGAAATTTCATTGCTAATACAGACATACCAGCAAAGGAGCATATATAGCAAATATTAAGAAATTGCGCATTTCTTTCTCTATCAAATGGGACCCCATAAGGATATATCAGAGTAAATAGGGATTAATCATGGTGTAAGATTTTGCTTAGGAAAGGTATCTTTCTGTCTGTTCTGTCAATAATTGACTTCATTGGCAAGGAGGTAGGGAACAACAAAGGTCTCCAAAAAGGACTTAAGTTAAGGGAAGCCCTAAGATCCACGCTAATGAATTTAAAAACCCTTTAACTTCTCTTGATAATTTAAATCATGCAGACAACTTTGTCATGCCATCATACTCCTTACATGTTTTGGTTATAAAAGGACATTACCCTTACCATTTAACTTAAGTGCGAGACTGTTCAAACTTAACGAATGATCTTAAATTAGAactataaatatgaaattacattaaatatttaaaataaaaaatttatcttttataataatcttATCGTAAAAGATAATTACATATCTGTTGTtggtaacaaaaaagaaaaaagaaaccatGCCACCATTTGGAAAATCTCAGACAAGGAAAAGTGGGACCGCTAAGGTGGTCTCATGTGCCACGGGCTCACATAACCATTAGACAAATGTCGCATTGCACTAGGAAAAGGCCATTTAGCACTACAGTAGAACAATTCTTCTCAAAATTTTGTTGCAAAacctcttttgtttcttttccatAGAGAACATGGGCATGTACCTTGTTTCTAGATTGGTGTGCATGAGGATTACTTCTCTTTCATTTTCACTCAGTCACAGCCTAGCCTGAAAGATACAAGTGATATGAATTTCGCGTCTCTTCCGGGGAACAAAAGAGGAAATTGTAAAGAAATAAACTAAACCAAGTACTAGCATTAGTGTGGTCCTGTTTGTttagtataatataatataatataacaatacCACCTCACCTCACCTTTTTATACGTGGTATATATGCTTTACATTTGTCCATCTTGTCttagttgtttaatttgattgtttatatatactttatttttcgTGGCTTGAGTGTGGAGAATTGTATGGTGttatattgttgatgaatgaccaaatgtaatatataataCACGACTAAGAAAAAAGCCAACCCAAAGGAATCAACCGTTTAGAAGCATTTATAATATCCAAGGTTCGACTTTGCATAAAAGTACTTGACAGTTGTAGAGAGATTGATAAAGTTATTGACACTCTCGATCGTAGTCTCGTTGCAACGAGTAACAACCAATCTCGCAcacaaaaatgtataaaatgctCTTAAGACtccaaaataaataagtatttggCTTGATTGATGCAATTAATGCTCGGAGGAAATTAACATTGGCATGGGACAGTCAAAGGTGACGATTAGAGGCATGATGATATAATGTGGTAAAGGACTTCTTGACaaatttaggataaattttaaattatttatcaaaaaatgaaagaaaaaataactattattttgGAGTGATTTTAGTCATGTGACATGTCACAgtattactttattattatcTATCACGTGTATCTCACttagtaaaaaatgtaaaacacgctaaaatttaaaggaaaaaagattATTCGCTACCCATGTTTCGCTTTTGTAAGAGGCCAAACATGCATGGCAAGGCAACTCGATCACATGTCCAGCAGCAGTTGATGTTTAATATAAAAGGGGCATCAATTGCTGGCACACAGTGAAAACATGTTTCATCTTCGTATCAACTTCTGGAAACACATTATCAGTAACGAGTTTGGTTGCATGCTATAAATGTAGTTTTCAAAGTTTTAAATGAGATTTTTAGAAGTCAAGAAGACGTTCATTTCAAGATATCACCCTAATGAAAGTGAGTTTGAGAATATCACATTTCTATGTttgataaaagttttaaaaaaacattctcAAAATTGTTGGTTCTCATTCAAAACATCCATATTTACTTTGCTTCTCATTTTCATAACGAAAGTGGGTATCTTACATTCTAATGGGAATAGAAGTTACTTTCTAAAGTAATTACCTCCTCCCACTTCAATTcattatttcacattttttctacttctattttttcaattaaatgaaatttatattttttaaaaaaattacttaattattaaCTCAAACATATCCaaggaaataatatttttaagaatgtaATGTCTAAGAATGCAATGTAAGATTATTTATTCCTTAAAAATAAGTATTCCTTAATAGTTATAGCTTTTAAATTCTAAACGTGATTCCTTTATCATCAACGAATTTTCAAACCCATTGTAAGAGTATTAACAAGTTGAGTTGAGATGAACATTTGAAgtttaagtttgatttatgaagaAAATAGATTGCTCAAACTTATTTACGTTGAGTCTAATTATAAGTTTGAGTTTAcctaattaaaatgataaagtttGAGTTTCacttatttaaatcttttataacATAACTctacttgcatttttttttacaatacttGCATTAAAGTTTAAACTTATGATCCCATGCACATTGCCTCAATCTCCTACCACTAAATTGACCCCACTGAGTAACTCTACTTACattattgatattaatttttaggttaaattataattttagtttctttttaattcttaatccatgatttttatatttattttttttaattttagtattcatattttaaaacattcacAATTTTGATTTATTCTCAAACGcattaatactttttatttgaaacaatcatgtttaaaatagatataattattatgtataacataatttttttgactatttaattatatattttggacTTAAagctaaaattattaattaaattaaaataattttatgtggaTTGATTCACTCCTCAGTAATACATACATTACGCTAATTATGAGTTTTACATCAAATTTCTGTTAATATCATGTGACCTAATAgatttttataaagtttaaaatccaatACATAAGCGAGTTTACGTCTGCTTGCATCTAAAATTGGGCTGAGTTAGTACGAATGGCTCACACGAGACAGGAAGCACGGGCACAGCACAAGTGATGGGTCAGCCCATTAGTAGTGGCTTTCCGATTTGACTAGAGGTAAAAAATTTGTAGGGAATCATGTGTAAAAATAAAGTAGGTGCActatattcaataaaatttctTACCGAACCCGTCGTTTTCTTAAATATGATATGTCAGCGGGAATATAGGAATCGTTtctaacaaaaatgaaaacagtaaaCAAAATTAGACGTAGTTTAGTTTGAAAAGCCATTTCACAAATATCAACAAAGCGATTCtaaatgaaaattgataaaCTTACAATCAAAATGGGGGTGGGCAATGAATATGCGTAACTTGAAAATTATTAGTATCCAAAACGCCTGACCTACATgaaaacattaaaagaaaaaaattaccacAACAGATTATCAAATGTAGGGGGCAGTTTTTTTCTTGACatgtaaaattcaataaataacaGACAACTACATTTGATGTAGATAACCCCTACCAACATCAAATGGCACTGATTAAAGGAAGATAATAACTACAACTAATCATTTCCAGATCCAACGTTGAAGCatctgtttaaaaaaatgttataaaacttCTAATTTTTTGGTTGGTACAAACTGCCACATTAATTCAAATGCTGCCTCTGTTTAAGTTTAAGTATATTTGAATGTGATGCTTTTCTTGTTTTAGTACATTACACATGAACTATTTACTTTTGAAACATCACAATTACATTTGCCTAAACAGTTTCTCATTTCAACTAAAGCCTTTCATTATCAACTTATATTTACCTTGTTGTCAAAATCTACTGCAGAGATGCCTTGCCTGTTAACAAACATATGTAAGCTATTTGTAGAGAGAAATCACTAATGTCATGAAAAGCAACACACCACATATGGAACATTACATTTCTAGCAGTTCATGCCATTGCTAAACTACTAATTCAATTCTTTTTCCAAGAAAGcataaacaaatttcaaatacaCCAATTGTAACAAGAATTacctagaaaaaaataattatataaatcaaaaatcaaaatctctTATGctcataaaaaatcttaatatggAGATAAACTTAAGATAACATGATCATGACAAGTTGTCCAAACTGAAATGTCATAAGTATTTGACACGATTATATGTTTTGCATTCATCATAATAACCATTCAAGATTTCCAGCCATGATGAACATACCTTAAAATAATTCAGAATTAGAAAGAATCAGTAGAGCTTCATGAAGAGAAGCAGGAGCCTCAAAAAAATTGATCCAATTAGATATAGGTGCCGAGGAGTTTACCAAAATTTGGGATGGATCATAAATGTGGTTAACACTTAACAGTACTATCATATACTGGTTCATCTAATCCTTAGACAAATTGTCTGGTTGATTAAAACCAGAATCCTTGTGTAGCTGATTCCGTTTTATATGGTGGATATTAACTTAAAACTACAAGTGTGGCTGCAGCATTTAATAACTCACtacaaattttacatatataatactTTTTGCATGGGCTACtgtaaattaatttacatgCTAGGCACAAACTGGCGTATAAACaggaagggaagaagaaaaacagcCGCATTTGATTACACAAACACTACAGGAATATtaatatttgcatttttttaatcttggtTCATGCCATCAAACACAAAGTCAGAATACTAACTTTCTAAATGGAAGATGGCCATCACCATTTGCCTCGCCAATCAATTGATTTGTCTGTACAACATGcccaaaaaaatcattaaattaaattaatgcatCAAGAGATTCATTTAGCAGAGTTATCAACTCATACATGAGATTGGCATGGCGCCCCATCCACTTGATACAAATGCGGAAACGCTGCAACCTTACACAAATTAAGCATAGCATAAGAAAGACAGCCAGAATAAaaccacacacaaaaaaaaaaaaaaaaaaacaatcgaTTTAGCCAGAAACCTAATAACCAAAAAGGCCAAACACACCTCTGAATATGATCGAATTAGCAGATCCAGCATCTCATGACGATAGTTATACTAAATCTCCCATTTAGTTCAACGGAGCTCCTCTTCCAATGCAACCTCCAATTGAAAGTTTATAGCATAACAAATCTCAAGACCTATGTCAACAAACAGAAATCGAACACACGAAGAACAAATTTACCTTCGAAGGGGCTGAACCTCTCCAATTGGTTGTTTATGTGAAACCCAagtatttttttccattttctcgAGCTTTAAGTTCACATCTTAGTTTTTGCATCACAATAGCAAAAACAAAAGGGAAAATATACTATCCTCTCTGCTAAAACCTCTTTCCCGCCAATAGAATGAGCTCCGCTACAAGTAATTGCATAAATCGGCCCACAAAAATAAGCCCAGTCCATATAGGTACGTTATTAACTTTCATATTCTCTCAATTAATAATCAATGATTAAATCCTTCCAAAGCATAATCATCAAATTTTACCTGCTTTGAGAATCAAAGCCTCACACTATAttttaggaaagaaaaaaaaattattatctgtTAATTGCTTTCAAAATCCCAATTAATCTTACTAGAAGGGATATTATATTACCAGATTAAAGACCAAAGACGATGTAATTCTCAAGATTCACCACTGACACTTTCCATACTACAAATGATTTTCCAATCCAGTCACAGTGAAAATAGAAGtttcataatcgattacaaaacaATAACACTAAGAAAGTACTACAGCTTTGTACATCACACGAACAAACCCTAAGCCCTCTCGCCCCTAATCCTACGAGCAAGCTGAATGTCCTTGGGCATAATGGTAACTCTCTTGGCGTGAATGGCGCAGAGGTTGGTGTCCTCGAACAGCCCAACAAGGTAGGCCTCCGCGGCTTCCTGCAGAGCGGAGACAGCGCTGCTCTGGAAGCGGAGATCGGTCTTGAAGTCCTGAGCGATTTCCCTTACGAGTCTCTGGAAAGGAAGCTTCCTTATGAGAAGCTCGGTGCTCTTCTGGTATTTTCGGATCTCCCTCAGCGCCACCGTACCCGGCCTGAAACGGTGTGGCTTCTTCACGCCGCCGGTCGCCGGAGCGGACTTGCGTGCTGCTTTCGTGGCGAGTTGCTTCCTCGGAGCTTTTCCTCCGGTGGACTTCCTTGCGGTTTGCTTCGTACGAGCCATTTCGAACACAGAGATTGCTTCACGttggaagaagaagacgaatgaTATGAACTCAAATGGTGAGGGTGGAAGTATTGTGTGTTGCGTGAGTGAGATGGAGTGTATTTATATAAGGTGGAGATGGAGAAAAAAGGTTGAGCGGGAATTTTTGAAATGCTGTTTTGGTTTGCAAAATTTTGATTCAGCCTCGGAAATAGGACCGTTAATGCGGTGTGGGAATCAACGGATGCCGTGTTTCCTCGGTTGAAGCTACGGATCGCAATCCGTGACACTCACAAAGACACCAGTAGGAACAAGCCACGTCTTGCTTGGTACTTGTTGaggttttttattattattattcttggaTTCAATTTCTTTGTTAGTTTCTTTAGAGTTTAGTTTTaggaaagataaaaattataaattatttttattgaaaataataaattaatgtgtcaatattttatttatttttacaattttatataaGCCATTTAATTTAAAGTATAGGATTTACCATTTTCCCTTTAAAATCTcgtaataaaaataagaatggaaaaaatgaagaaaaaaattacttattcaaATAAGTGGAAgagtaagtaaaaaaaattataaatttaattttgttataaattggAATGTGTAGTATTACTGCTATACACATGTTATTtctataattactggaaaaaattatttcacattcatttcaaattattatttttttatttgtaaatttgATGTAAATTTGACTTATCTTTATCATTGTTAACCCTTAGATCGAGTTAAGGAGGAGGATCATGTTAGATCATTGACAACCAACACAAAACTCATTTTTATACCAAACATAGATTACTCACCATAAATTTTCTACTAATGTTAGGTGATTACTAGAAAGCAACATGTTATATCATCAATTATAATGTTAAATGAGTAACTTTACTACATTGACACCCCAATGAGGTGTTAAATAAGTAAAGATCTTCATATTTTTCTAGATGGGTGAGCATAAAGAAGTTAGTTCACAAGTGATTAACTTGGCAAATTGATACTTTGATAGGCAAGTCTATAAAGGTGGTAGACATCATGATGCAGGGGAGGATTAAcattatctatctatatataagaGACTAAACAGGTTGGAGAAAAAGTCAAGGAGATGGATACTACGAGCTTTGAGCTTTGGTATGCATTTCAAGTCAAAGTGAAAAAATGGGATAAAtattattgtggacaaggatTGAAAATAAGTGTGGTGAGCTTCAAGAGAAATATAACCAAAATTTTAACCTTAAAATCATCTATGGCACAATAAACTATCAATATCATCTGTGTTTATGCACCTCAAGTAGAAACAAAGGTATTTGTGAAGGAAAAACAAGGGAAGACTTAGAGGGATTGATCAAGGCATTCCTCGAGAGATTTTTTTTAGGCATGGATCTACATTGACAGGTTAGTAATCAAGAAGACAATTTACAAGTGCTTATGATTGTTTTGGTTTTGGAGATCTAACTACACAACATAGTATTGATTTGTGGTGTTCATTTCAAAAGGCAAACAAGTTACAAAATCCAAGGATCAAGTAGTGACAACTCAAAAAAGACAAACTCTTATGTGATTCTTGGGGGCTAGAAACAATGTCTCGTGAGCATTGTCGCGACAAATTATTACATACAATGTAGCAAAAATGTGACTTTTAAGTATAAATTGTTGGAGGAAGGTGTTTGGGATTATTTACAAGGTAGTGCTAACCTCATGGGATGAGATGCTTACGAATATAAGGAAAGTTGTTAAAGCTGACTCAAGTGAATGTATTTTGAGCTCAGAGATAAGGAACCTTGGTGGTGATGTGAAAAGgtttaaaacaaaatagaatgCTTTAAAGTCTTACAGggcaaaaatgttaaaaattggaTAAGGTATCGAAATATTAGGAATGAGACAAGAAAAATTGTGAGTAAAACACACTCTAAAGTTGTTAAAGATTTTTTGCAAGGACCCAGGGACAAATAATGGAGAACATAAGCTACATAAGCTCaccaaaaaataaaggaaagaaaacaataCATTTGAATGCTAGAATTATTGACATGAAATAGTTTTTTGCTAATTTAACTAAAAAGTTAACCATTAAAAATAATCTCACTTtgataatatatttcaaaataattatttttttcatgaatagTTTGTAAAGGTATCTTAcatcaatcaatcaaattctATTTACCAATTTTTAAAATGCTAGAATCAATATTAAAAAGTGTTCCATTTGATCTTGATTATATGCAAAAAGAGAAATACTttatacttattaaaaaaattagttaattttattaaattatcatttttaattaaaaaataaatatttttcctacactatcatttattaaaacttgatatcaaacataattttttttatattattaaatgaatgGTATATTAGAGagaatcttattaaataaaacataaataattatcatttatttgcatttaagataaaaaaataagagaattttattatttatatttaagaccGAAAGAACTATACATTAAAAATCAGAGTGtgatatacttatttttttatcaacttttttACTGTTAATTCATTAGATAATACTTTTATGACACTTGTTGGTATTTGTcatgataataatgataagCCGCTAAGGAAAATATTGGCAGACTAGGAATATGACAATTAACAACAAGAAACTCACAAAtagatattcttattggccacTAGCCACTAGCCAGGATATATGATTCACATTAATGAGTACAGCGTATTTTTTCATTGTAGGCGCCGTCAGACCAAccctttttttcataatttattgtttgtttcgAAAATTACTTGGTTTGGTATTTTATGTGGTAGTCACTAGTAAGTAGCTAGAGAGGAGAAAATTCCTTGGTTTGGTATTTATGTGGTACTAGTCTGCAGTCACATTCAAATGAAAGACAACCAGAACAAAGTGCATGATTTCAACTAGCAATTCTAGAAGCTTTATTCTGCTATTCTGTGAACAAGCTAATGAAGCAAAAACAAGCTCTCAACTCTTGGAAAAGACCCGAAGATGGAagcaataatatatattattctttatGTACAAGGAGAAAACAAGGCTCAAAAAAGAAACATGGAAAAAAGTTCCTATAATgtattatgtatatataatactatatcATAACCAGCAGTTGGACACTGAGAAGTTGTGGAATCTGAATGAGAGATCCCCAGCTGTGTCTCTCTCGAGCTGCATTGGCTGAGAACCAACACTGCTGACACCACCACCTGCATCAGACCCTTCATGGGGCAATGGCTGTATTTGGTTCTCATTTGGATGGGGTGCCAATTGAACTTCTTGTGATAATGGTAATGGCAACACTGAAGGAGATAATGAACTCAATCTTGTACTTTCTAAACTTGAAGCCAATGTTCTATCCCAAAGGAAGACATGAAGGAGAATAGGAACTTTGGTGTGTCTATGCAAGGAGAGTTTCTGGCTCAATGAAACAGTGTCATAACACCTAATGGCTCCTGTTGAAGAGACCATCCATGGGAGGACTCTCTGATTTGAAAGCCTAGATACTACCAACAACTTTGAAGTATCTTTTGCTGCTTTATACAGATTGCTGAGTCCTGAACGTGTGGCTGGTACATTTTCTTGGTTATCCTCAATAACTGTTTGGATGAAAATAAAACCCTGTTGATCACATACAAAACTATTAGCTTAAAGCCTAAAACCAACAATGAATCAATCTGTTTTAACTATATAAGTGATTGCTAGAttcacagagagagagagagagagagacctctTCTGTACGACTAATGGCAAAGCCAAGCTTTGCGTCGTCCTCTTTTAGTTTTATCTCAATTGAGATCTCTCCTCCGATTGGAGCATACCAGAGCCGAACTGCTCTAACAACACCAATGTCTACTCCATGGTAATCCTCAAAGCCATAAAGGCTTGCATTTGCAAGGTTAGATAAGTCGGATAATGATCCTGCATTTACAGTGGAAGAAGCTGTCTCTCCAGAGATCTGCCACTCAAAAGAAACACCAGTTACCACATAGTGCAACAAAAACCATTATTAATCTCTCAAACTATTAATATTGTAACATTCTAAACAGTGCCTCTCCTACTGCCAGACAAATAGTATGCTGTAAttccaatttcaaaatttaaacatgatgTTACACAAATTAAGAGTGTTCTATAATGTCCTTCCTCTGAACTgggaatttgattttttttttttttttgtgtgtgtgtgactcGTGGAATTTACAAAAGTTCATGTGAATCATGAATTAGTACCCTTCAAAAAATTTAGTGTGACAATAAGAGAGGCCTAACAACAGTTTGTGTACATCAAGTGACATGTTGGAAAACAACATTATAGTAGTAAATTAACATTGTGCTACTAGCATGCCACAACTGAATGTGCCTCAATGCAATTAGGGAATTGATCATGATCATTATTTACCTTAGTAAGTAGGGACTCGGTTTGGACATTCATAAAGACAATAGGGACACCTGAAGCTTGAGCTGCATTCAGCCACGTATTTGCCCTGGCTAGTGTATCCTCCACATCATTGTAGCGAGCAGCTATCCTATCTGAAACTTTGGGAAGAAGTAATATTGAAAGAAAATTGCTAGAATTGGGAACTGATAGCAACTCCTGCATCCTCCTCTCCCATGGATACGAGACATATCCATCTTGTAACCGCGTCCTAGTTAGTGCATTTACCATCCTAGTGGTCCTTGAAGCTGCAAAGTGCAGTTATTGTTTACAAATTAGATCAAGACATATATTATAAAGTGAAAATTAACAACTCCATTTCCATTGCTGACAAAACATAATAAGAGAATAAAACTAGACCTCTACGCTTAAAACAAATCcaggaaattttaaaacaaaagccAAAACAGACTACTATCAAGGTATCTAATACTACATTGTATTAGAGTAACTAGACTCTTTCTAGTTAATGCTAATGACTATCAGTCTATCATGTATGTATCAATAATTCGATATCTATTATTCCATATTAATTACTGCCATAAGCAACACCAAACACAACTTTTTGACTTTTCTTGTCTTTAGACTAACTCTAGATGTGAAAAATCCTGGTTTTTAAATGatgtataattaaaatacaaaagtgCACTATGACAATGGAAATTAGGGGAATTGAATGTCGAGATCATTGACAGAAGGAAGTCACGAGGGTCACGCAACTTGATGCCTAAATCTAGCAAAAGTTGTAGCTTTCAGATGAGAAGAAGTTAATGCCTCAACTATCTTTTAATGGATATTCATTCCACCCAAACATATAGTGCCAAATATCAGTTAACACAAAATCCAAAAGGCTTAAATCTGTGTAACAAAAGCGGGAAGAGGTGCCACTCACGTTAGTGCGAAGTTGTAAACACTAATAACTAATCAAccataaaaagaacaaaagcaaTGGGGTTGAGTGAAAT harbors:
- the LOC100815203 gene encoding uncharacterized protein → MTMDRLSQSSSDSPTRGDPKVLSIECLKGSSKAHEWTGDMLQTGDIVEELRIGASPNALISFRSPFKNGKSGVNRILQDSYKKKDTSILVLVRRGPHEFAELQACIVPNDSSGKKHYVLRSITDPNYVVAFLDRTETECFQLQASRTTRMVNALTRTRLQDGYVSYPWERRMQELLSVPNSSNFLSILLLPKVSDRIAARYNDVEDTLARANTWLNAAQASGVPIVFMNVQTESLLTKISGETASSTVNAGSLSDLSNLANASLYGFEDYHGVDIGVVRAVRLWYAPIGGEISIEIKLKEDDAKLGFAISRTEEGFIFIQTVIEDNQENVPATRSGLSNLYKAAKDTSKLLVVSRLSNQRVLPWMVSSTGAIRCYDTVSLSQKLSLHRHTKVPILLHVFLWDRTLASSLESTRLSSLSPSVLPLPLSQEVQLAPHPNENQIQPLPHEGSDAGGGVSSVGSQPMQLERDTAGDLSFRFHNFSVSNCWL
- the LOC100818932 gene encoding histone H3.2, coding for MARTKQTARKSTGGKAPRKQLATKAARKSAPATGGVKKPHRFRPGTVALREIRKYQKSTELLIRKLPFQRLVREIAQDFKTDLRFQSSAVSALQEAAEAYLVGLFEDTNLCAIHAKRVTIMPKDIQLARRIRGERA